TCATGAACTGACTGTTAACATGAGTTCCAACCCGATACTTGGCGTTGTCATCGGTACGTTATTTACCGTAATTGTGCAAAGCTCAAGTGCAACAATTGGAATTTTGCAGGGACTATTTTCAGAAGGTGCAATCGATTTAAAAGCGGCAGTTCCAGTCTTATTTGGTGATAATATTGGGACGACCATTACAGCGGTTCTGGCATCGCTAGGCGCAAGTGTAGCGGCTAGAAGAGCAGCATATACACACGTTATCTTCAATCTGGTAGGAACAACCATTTTCTTAATTTTTCTTGGCTGGTTTACGCAATATGTTGTGTTCCTGCAGGATCAATTAAACTTAAATCCGGAAATGACGCTGGCTTTTGCGCATGGAAGTTTCAACCTTGCTAATACAATTATCCAATTTCCTTTTATAGGAGCACTGGCGTGGATTGTAACGAAAATTATCCCGGGAGAAGATGTTACAATAGAGTATAAGCCAAAGCATTTAGATCCCATCTTTATTCAACAATCTTCCACGCTTGCTTTAGACCAGGCGAAAGCCGAGATAATTCGCATGGGTGAATATGCTGCACAAGGACTTGAAGAAACTAATCAATATCTACTCACCCATCAGCAAAAACATTCCGAAACAGCTATGCAGATTGAAGGGGCCCTAAACAATCTGGATCGAAAAATTACTGATTACCTGGTGGATATTTCAGCTGAATCATTGTCAGAATTCGAAAGTGCAAAACATACCGCGTTAATGGATTCTGTACGTGATATCGAACGGATTGGTGATCATTTTGAAAATATTATTGAGCTAATCGATTATAAAATATCAAATAAAGTAGACTTAACAGAAAAGGCTCAGGAAGACTTAAATAACATGTTTGACTTAACAATTTTAACTGTTAAACAAGCAGTACAAGCACTCAATGCTATGGATCGTGAAGAAGCTCTTGCAGTAGTCCAAAAGGAAGATGAAATTGACAAGATGGAGCGCAGCTATCGTAAAA
This Virgibacillus phasianinus DNA region includes the following protein-coding sequences:
- a CDS encoding Na/Pi cotransporter family protein, translating into MDIDIQKLIFEFLGGLGIFLLGIKFMGDGLQKTAGDRLRDILDRFTSNPFLGVLAGMIVTILIQSSSGTTVLTVGLVNAGFMTLRQAIGVIMGANIGTTVTAFIIGVDLGEYSLPIIAVGCFMIFFFNNQKITAIGQTIFGFGALFFGLDLMSSGMHPLRSLDAFHELTVNMSSNPILGVVIGTLFTVIVQSSSATIGILQGLFSEGAIDLKAAVPVLFGDNIGTTITAVLASLGASVAARRAAYTHVIFNLVGTTIFLIFLGWFTQYVVFLQDQLNLNPEMTLAFAHGSFNLANTIIQFPFIGALAWIVTKIIPGEDVTIEYKPKHLDPIFIQQSSTLALDQAKAEIIRMGEYAAQGLEETNQYLLTHQQKHSETAMQIEGALNNLDRKITDYLVDISAESLSEFESAKHTALMDSVRDIERIGDHFENIIELIDYKISNKVDLTEKAQEDLNNMFDLTILTVKQAVQALNAMDREEALAVVQKEDEIDKMERSYRKKHIIRMNEGLCTGSAGIVFVDIISNLERIGDHSVNIAEEVLGE